The Fibrobacterota bacterium genome has a segment encoding these proteins:
- a CDS encoding DMT family transporter, producing MNPARGLALSLCALACWSIAPFFFTAAGRRIGPLATNMLRLALATLALIALALARDLSGFHVSLPHPVAIACLVGSGFIGLTVGDAFLYRAFVSIGPERTSQIQTLAPASTAALAFLALGEILSYRQLAGMALILAGVLTATTSAARAARKSGRLADPAPADRPTAAYGHAAWAAIWSASFQGVGTVLARQAFLSQSDLDPVLATSIRLAAGTAGLWAYARTRGPLRPTLRNWTEKRTLRLILCGTVFGPTLGMLCYIAAHHPHRRETLRHAHRLGGAGGNGFFVGGRGTAWIALNLAGLIFASTIALLGFRGWREPDMQIDFTFGITKCNIRYHD from the coding sequence ATGAATCCTGCCCGCGGCCTCGCCCTTTCCCTGTGCGCCCTCGCCTGCTGGTCGATCGCGCCGTTCTTCTTCACGGCGGCCGGAAGGCGCATCGGACCTTTGGCCACCAATATGCTGCGGCTGGCCCTGGCCACCTTGGCCCTCATCGCCTTGGCCCTCGCCCGCGATCTGTCCGGGTTCCACGTCTCCCTGCCCCACCCCGTCGCGATCGCTTGCCTGGTCGGCTCGGGATTCATCGGCTTGACGGTCGGGGACGCCTTCCTTTATCGAGCCTTCGTTTCCATCGGGCCGGAACGCACCAGCCAAATCCAGACCTTGGCCCCGGCCTCCACCGCCGCCTTGGCTTTCCTGGCCCTGGGCGAGATCCTGTCTTATCGTCAATTGGCGGGCATGGCCCTGATCCTGGCCGGCGTCCTGACCGCCACCACCAGCGCGGCCCGCGCCGCGCGTAAGTCCGGACGCCTCGCCGATCCGGCCCCGGCGGACCGGCCAACCGCCGCTTACGGGCATGCGGCCTGGGCGGCCATCTGGTCCGCCTCCTTCCAAGGCGTAGGCACCGTGCTTGCGCGCCAAGCCTTCCTGTCCCAATCCGATCTCGATCCCGTGCTGGCCACCTCTATCCGCCTGGCCGCGGGGACCGCGGGCCTTTGGGCCTATGCGCGCACGCGCGGGCCCTTGCGTCCGACCCTCCGGAACTGGACGGAAAAGCGTACCTTGCGGCTTATTTTGTGCGGAACGGTTTTCGGTCCCACCTTGGGCATGCTCTGTTACATCGCTGCTCATCATCCCCATCGGCGCGAGACTCTACGGCACGCGCATCGGTTGGGCGGCGCTGGCGGGAACGGTTTTTTCGTTGGCGGGCGTGGCACTGCTTGGATTGCGCTGAACCTCGCCGGGCTTATCTTCGCGTCGACGATAGCCTTGCTGGGATTTCGCGGATGGCGGGAGCCCGACATGCAAATAGACTTTACATTTGGTATAACTAAATGTAATATACGTTATCATGATTGA